One Brassica napus cultivar Da-Ae chromosome A5, Da-Ae, whole genome shotgun sequence DNA window includes the following coding sequences:
- the LOC106452961 gene encoding uncharacterized protein LOC106452961: protein MGVILDSWCFCKGVSKSEKMKGSIFSGKGPAMARISVSGPNGTVTSGTGFLIHRNLLLTTHLNLPSVSATETAEVRLQNGVAAALFPHRFFITSSVIDLTIVGVDLVDGGDSNSQSQTQQQPHYLKTCSKPNLDLGSVVYLLGYAAQNELKVGEGKLVVATDNLIKLSTDEMIWSPGSAGFDVQGNLAFMICDPRKLATSPASTSTSSTSSLKKDNNKTLMMQFGIPMPVICDWLNQHWEGSLDEHTSKPKLPLIRLMSSGQKSERSCASFTMRPVFKPTDSADVVGTTSSSNNRDQTHNAPEEEEETSRKLTTSTTHAQGIPTPEIYESPKLTSSPLRKESGGGQVHLLDINFPPRVPKVPTYLPQLNYPQQSNHMVEEAEIASEGSDAQIASTGSVNGALSEVISSSPPPEAAHYVYHHNHGYSSEEETTMYSAETAESRNYPTPPAKSCVGRSQSCVSSSGRWGTPQKSLSGRRAMLEKQRSFVHGNNKMHSQGGATSQRSNDYYSPTVSSIMKKRNNSSEKPVFKPVPRPRAASPSSQRWMF, encoded by the exons ATGGGAGTGATACTGGACTCTTGGTGCTTCTGCAAAGGAGTAAGCAAAAGCGAGAAGATGAAAGGTTCGATTTTCTCCGGCAAGGGTCCGGCGATGGCTCGAATCTCCGTCTCCGGACCAAACGGTACTGTTACTTCCGGAACAGGGTTCCTCATTCATCGGAATCTTCTTCTCACCACTCACCTTAATCTCCCTTCCGTCTCCGCCACCGAAACCGCCGAGGTCCGCCTCCAGAACGGTGTCGCCGCCGCTCTCTTCCCTCACAG gtttttcatcacaaGTTCAGTTATTGATCTGACCATAGTTGGTGTAGACCTTGTTGATGGTGGAGACTCAAATTCTCAGAGTCAAACCCAACAACAGCCACATTACCTGAAGACATGTTCTAAGCCAAACCTGGATTTGGGAAGTGTAGTGTACCTTTTAGGCTACGCTGCTCAGAACGAGCTCAAGGTTGGTGAGGGGAAGTTAGTGGTAGCTACCGACAATCTCATCAAACTATCTACCGATGAAATGATATGGAGTCCTGGATCAGCTGGGTTTGATGTTCAAGGGAATCTAGCGTTCATGATCTGCGATCCGAGGAAGCTAGCTACATCACCAGCCTCAACTTCTACTTCTTCCACATCATCATTGAAGAAAGATAACAACAAGACGCTGATGATGCAGTTTGGTATACCCATGCCTGTGATCTGTGACTGGCTGAATCAGCATTGGGAAGGTAGTTTGGATGAGCATACGAGTAAACCTAAGCTGCCTCTCATTAGGTTAATGTCTTCTGGTCAGAAGAGTGAGCGTTCTTGTGCTTCGTTCACCATGCGCCCTGTCTTCAAGCCGACTGACTCTGCTGATGTTGTTGGAACAACATCTTCATCTAACAACAGAGATCAAACTCATAACGCccctgaggaagaagaagaaacctcaAGAAAGTTAACTACTTCTACAACTCATGCACAAGGCATCCCAACCCCTGAGATATACGAATCACCGAAGCTAACTTCAAGCCCTTTAAGAAAGGAGTCTGGTGGTGGTCAAGTCCATCTTTTGGATATCAACTTCCCGCCACGTGTACCTAAAGTCCCAACCTATCTTCCTCAGCTCAACTATCCACAACAAAGCAATCATATGGTGGAAGAGGCTGAGATTGCATCAGAGGGATCAGACGCGCAGATTGCTTCAACAGGCTCAGTGAACGGCGCTCTCAGCGAGGTCATCTCAAGCTCACCACCACCAGAAGCAGCTCACTATGTATATCACCACAATCATGGATACAGCAGTGAGGAAGAGACAACAATGTACTCTGCAGAGACAGCCGAGAGCCGAAACTATCCAACTCCTCCGGCAAAAAGCTGTGTTGGAAGGAGCCAAAGCTGTGTGAGCTCCTCCGGCAGATGGGGAACGCCTCAGAAGAGTTTGAGCGGTAGAAGAGCAATGCTGGAGAAGCAAAGAAGCTTTGTCCATGGGAATAATAAGATGCATTCACAAGGAGGAGCAACCTCTCAGAGGAGTAATGACTATTACAGCCCAACGGTGTCATCAATCATGAAGAAAAGGAATAATAGTTCGGAGAAACCGGTTTTTAAACCGGTGCCTAGACCTAGAGCTGCTAGTCCTTCTTCCCAGAGATGGATGTTCTGA
- the LOC106452962 gene encoding E3 ubiquitin-protein ligase RNF4 encodes MSSRSERVVTRSSRRSNNVNGTQQSEQPRAGQQPPIVSGPPTIDVDAIEDDDDVVESTASAFDRAKRHKSGGSQRGPLVVDVESGGTTRLSKNRTKRQSDQANVDHNNPRKSKTVAPPVEEPKFNCPICMCPFTEEVSTKCGHIFCKKCIKLAVSVQAKCPTCRKRVIAKDLIRVFLPTTR; translated from the exons ATGAGTTCTCGGAGTGAGAGGGTAGTTACCAGAAGCTCAAGGAGGTCAAACAATGTGAATGGGACACAACAAAGTGAACAACCAAGAGCTGGACAACAACCTCCGATTGTGTCTGGTCCACCGACAATCGATGTTGATGCTattgaggatgatgatgatgttgttgAATCAACTGCTTCTGCTTTTGATCGA GCTAAAAGACACAAGTCCGGAGGCTCACAGAGAGGACCCTTAGTAGTTGATGTAGAGTCAG GTGGTACCACTAGACTAAGCAAGAACCGCACAAAGCGTCAATCTGATCAAGCTAATGTTGACCATAACAATCCg AGGAAGTCTAAGACCGTAGCACCTCCTGTTGAGGAACCTAAGTTTAACTGCCCAATTTGCATGTGTCCATTTACCGAGGAGGTGTCAACAAAGTGTGGTCATATCTTCTGCAAAAAATGCATAAAGCTCGCGGTGTCTGTTCAAGCTAAATGCCCTACGTGTAGAAAAAGGGTCATTGCTAAAGACCTCATCCGAGTCTTCCTTCCTACCACCAGATGA
- the LOC106345629 gene encoding heterogeneous nuclear ribonucleoprotein U-like protein 1, which yields MANRAHVPKFGDWNNQSQPFTAVFDNARTNKRADLYESLENSDIKTQAKPPPQQPTPIIPKPVRAPPPTDINKVRAPPANQLYGARGGLYGGYGGGGGSGNQRQPQVPPRPPQTQPKPNVRGGNNGRGGTTIPPFPGSVGSGDQNMSYTHIFDQVKEERRDARSNGGSVGNTPSRLINDDQRSRDQSTAPGSFKFCCFTWSRKGSSY from the exons ATGGCA AACCGTGCGCACGTTCCAAAGTTTGGGGACTGGAACAACCAATCTCAACCCTTCACAGCTGTCTTCGACAACGCGAGGACGAACAAACGAGCTGACTTGTACGAATCTCTAGAGAACTCTGACATCAAAACTCAAGCAAAACCTCCTCCACAACAACCTACTCCTATAATTCCAAAACCGGTTAGAGCGCCACCACCAACCGATATAAACAAAGTCAGAGCTCCTCCTGCCAATCAGCTCTACGGAGCTAGAGGCGGACTATACGGAGGTTATGGAGGTGGAGGCGGATCCGGAAACCAACGGCAGCCGCAGGTTCCTCCTCGTCCACCACAGACACAGCCTAAACCCAATGTTAGAGGCGGCAACAACGGAAGG GGAGGGACGACGATTCCACCATTTCCAGGATCAGTGGGATCAGGGGATCAGAACATGAGTTACACACACATTTTCGACCAAGTCAAAGAAGAGAGGCGAGATGCCAGATCCAACGGTGGATCAGTAGGTAACACTCCATCTCGCCTTATCAACGATGATCAACGGTCACGTGATCAATCTACTGCTCCAGGCTCCTTCAAG TTCTGTTGCTTTACATGGAGCCGAAAGGGAAGCAGCTATTGA
- the LOC106452963 gene encoding GPI transamidase component PIG-S-like: protein MEETSDHPNPTTSTPGTTPEPDPKTMRSSKPGLKRLLITTTVLFSFLSGLPFLWKSVEIYRSQLPFHDIDSLSDQIKSTPLRFPCTFHALFIGFRSNDPDQLRSEIQDGVNQLTGESSQCGSCNVSISVTVQSPDELCSETFPSTCSYRCGVIKRDAFGGGLDDEVDESLDDVFGGCSGGIGKMYSVVVVNKEEGDGGDEVKAVVGKRRHAWIVGSGLEERYGEVVGRVSEVFVKVFMNGGREEGDSIRGEFMPVGSDGRLVLSFSLLNSNPRDWIYDWDFQRIDEGLLAPVTKALAPIADISVESQVLYHTPKSSFSSWDEKLQSYIFRTSDLPFFVNSNEWHLDTSAGASGRSKILQFVVYIPSGKECPLHLQLPNGEISKTNGFISPMWGSVIVWNPRNCDKDSESPSRNMISPQDLEQIVEVFLGQFRQLFGFKSEAIYTSELGSYKILPSERGFTEWELDVLSRKHTCFNLHSCATTLGSLSRLVQSLPRMIIKDEIGEQVKYSLKAAKLAQSNASLGGYSSSASSSREARSLAENAFFHPSIMSVSYFSYEHCFAVYSPFFLPVAGHVVLAALREWKRYKQEKAKYLTWLTRKKTA, encoded by the exons ATGGAAGAAACCTCCGATCATCCGAATCCGACTACATCCACACCCGGAACCACGCCGGAGCCCGATCCGAAGACCATGCGCTCCTCCAAACCCGGGTTAAAGCGCCTCCTCATCACCACCACCGTactcttctccttcctctcaGGTCTGCCGTTTCTATGGAAGTCAGTCGAAATCTACCGATCTCAATTACCTTTCCACGACATCGACTCACTCTCCGATCAAATAAAGTCGACGCCTTTACGCTTTCCATGTACTTTCCACGCCTTATTCATTGGGTTCCGATCGAATGATCCGGATCAGTTGCGATCTGAGATACAAGACGGTGTGAATCAGTTGACCGGTGAAAGTTCACAGTGTGGCTCTTGCAATGTGTCTATCTCCGTCACGGTTCAAAGCCCAGATGAGCTCTGCTCTGAGACCTTTCCTTCCACGTGCTCTTACCGCTGCGGAGTGATCAAAAGAGATGCTTTTGGTGGTGGGTTGGATGATGAGGTGGATGAGTCGTTGGATGATGTGTTCGGTGGATGTTCTGGGGGTATTGGGAAGATGTATAGTGTTGTTGTGGTGAATAAAGAGGAGGGTGATGGTGGAGATGAGGTGAAGGCTGTGGTGGGGAAGAGAAGGCATGCGTGGATTGTGGGGAGTGGGTTGGAAGAGAGGTATGGAGAGGTGGTGGGTAGAGTTTCTGAGGTTTTTGTTAAGGTGTTTATGAATGGTGGAAGAGAGGAGGGAGACTCTATTCGTGGGGAGTTTATGCCTGTGGGATCAGATGGGAGGCTTGTTCTTTCTTTTAGCCTGTTAAATTCCAATCCACGTGATTGGATCTATGATTG GGACTTTCAGAGGATAGACGAGGGATTGTTAGCTCCTGTGACTAAGGCTTTAGCGCCTATAGCTGATATAAGTGTTGAAAGTCAG gttttgtatCACACACCGAAGTCTTCGTTTTCATCTTGGGATGAAAAACTTCAGAGCTACATCTTCAGGACCAGTGATCTTCCCTTCTTT GTGAACTCGAACGAATGGCACTTGGATACTTCTGCTGGAGCCAGTGGACGGTCCAAAATACTGCAATTTGTGGT ATATATTCCATCTGGAAAAGAATGCCCTCTTCACTTGCAGTTGCCAAATGGGGAGATATCTAAAACAAATGGCTTCATATCTCCG ATGTGGGGCAGTGTGATTGTATGGAACCCGAGAAATTGTGATAAGGATTCTGAAAGCCCAAGCAGGAACATGATATCGCCTCAG GATCTAGAGCAAATAGTTGAAGTTTTCTTGGGGCAATTTCGACAACTTTTTGGTTTTAAGTCGGAAGCTATTTATACCAGTGAATTGGGCAGTTACAAGATATTACCTAGTGAAAGAGGCTTTACAGAGTG GGAACTGGATGTCTTGTCACGGAAACACACGTGTTTCAATCTCCACTCTTGTGCAACAACCCTCGGCTCTCTTTCTAGATTG GTTCAGTCACTCCCCAGGATGATAATCAAGGATGAGATTGGAGAACAA GTGAAATACTCTCTGAAAGCAGCAAAGTTGGCTCAATCCAATGCTTCTCTGGGTGGATACAGTTCTTCAGCCA gttcATCAAGAGAAGCAAGGTCTCTAGCTGAGAATGCCTTCTTCCATCCATCCATCATGTCCGTCAGCTACTTCTCTTACGAACATTGCTTTGCTGTGTACTCG CCGTTTTTCCTACCTGTTGCTGGACACGTTGTCCTTGCAGCACTACGGGAGTGGAAAAGATACAAACAAGAGAAGGCAAAGTACTTGACATGGCTAACCAGGAAGAAGACGGCCTAG
- the LOC106452964 gene encoding ankyrin repeat and SAM domain-containing protein 6-like, protein MYADRLESESGSRNTVKDRINGGSGDNSTRSRQVTGKRQRQDDKWEHDLFSNDKPQLSSRRVDSRDLRLKLQKRDDGSQSGRGGGSGVRDLREKLSGTMTVQPKNSDPLKSKVEAAARPSMKSVATETETEVTRKASSQATRTKSQQAGGSVDSFLESLGLEKYSTAFKVEEVDMDALMHMTDDDLKAMLIPMGPRKKILLALGSKR, encoded by the exons atgtaTGCTGATAGATTGGAGTCTGAGTCTGGAAGCAGGAACACGGTAAAGGATCGAATCAACGGCGGCTCTGGCGATAACTCTACTCGCTCCCGACAAGTGACTGGGAAGAG GCAAAGGCAGGACGACAAATGGGAGCATGATCTTTTCAGTAATGACAAACCTCAACTCTCAA GTCGCAGAGTTGATTCTAGAGATCTTCGCCTGAAGCTCCAGAAGAGAGATGATGGATCTCAAAGCGGGCGAGGAGGTGGTTCAGGCGTGCGGGATTTACGTGAGAAGCTCTCTGGGACGATGACTGTGCAACCGAAGAACAGTGACCCGCTGAAATCTAAAGTGGAGGCTGCTGCTAGACCAAGCATGAAGAGTGTAGCAACTGAAACTGAAACAGAGGTTACTAGAAAAGCTTCAAGTCAAGCTACCAGGACGAAATCACAGCAG GCTGGTGGATCGGTTGATAGCTTTCTGGAATCACTGGGTCTCGAGAAGTATTCTACTGCTTTTAAAGTGGAAGAG GTTGATATGGATGCTCTCATGCATATGACAGATGATGACCTCAAGGCTATGCTTATACCAATG gGCCCAAGGAAGAAGATACTTCTTGCTTTGGGATCCAAACGCTGA